Proteins encoded together in one Oceanobacillus iheyensis HTE831 window:
- a CDS encoding DegT/DnrJ/EryC1/StrS family aminotransferase yields MRERIFLSSPHMSDEGYEQEYVKEAFDTNWIAPLGENVNQFEIELANKVGIKSAAALSSGTAAIHLALKAAGVGEGDIVFCTTLTFSASANPIIYQNATPVFIDSDEKSWNMDPEALEEAFRKYPGVKAVIVVHLYGLSADMDRVMEVCNKHNVAVIEDAAESLGTYYKGKHTGTFGDYGIFSFNGNKIITTSGGGMLVSNNREKIAKTRFWATQSRDQARHYQHSELGYNYRMSNISAGIGRGQLKVLDKRVEKKKYIYDFYKSELGQLEGIKFMPENEWDNPNYWLSSIQLTGSVRPIDIFNALEFENIESRPVWKPMHMQPFFEKYDFIGEGVSEKLFENGVCLPSDTKMTDEELGKVVDIIKGGWGK; encoded by the coding sequence ATGAGAGAGCGGATATTTTTATCATCACCTCATATGAGTGATGAAGGATATGAACAAGAATATGTGAAAGAAGCTTTTGATACAAATTGGATTGCTCCACTTGGAGAAAACGTTAATCAATTTGAAATAGAACTTGCAAATAAAGTAGGAATAAAATCTGCTGCAGCCCTTTCTTCTGGAACTGCAGCAATTCACTTGGCCTTGAAAGCTGCAGGGGTGGGTGAAGGAGATATTGTTTTTTGTACTACACTTACTTTTTCAGCAAGTGCCAATCCAATTATTTATCAAAACGCAACACCTGTATTTATTGATAGTGATGAAAAATCATGGAATATGGACCCTGAAGCATTAGAAGAAGCTTTTAGAAAATATCCAGGAGTTAAAGCAGTTATTGTTGTTCATTTGTATGGCTTATCTGCTGATATGGATAGAGTTATGGAAGTTTGTAATAAGCATAATGTAGCTGTAATAGAAGATGCTGCAGAGTCTTTAGGTACTTACTATAAAGGTAAGCATACAGGGACTTTTGGCGATTACGGCATCTTCTCATTTAATGGAAATAAGATTATCACCACTTCTGGTGGTGGGATGCTTGTTTCTAACAATCGAGAAAAAATTGCGAAAACGCGTTTTTGGGCTACACAATCTCGAGACCAAGCACGTCATTATCAGCACAGTGAGTTAGGTTATAATTATAGAATGAGTAATATATCTGCAGGAATTGGAAGAGGACAACTCAAAGTATTAGATAAACGAGTAGAAAAGAAAAAGTACATATATGATTTTTATAAAAGTGAGTTAGGACAATTGGAAGGTATTAAATTTATGCCAGAAAATGAGTGGGATAACCCAAATTACTGGCTGAGTTCTATACAATTAACTGGAAGTGTTAGACCGATTGATATATTTAATGCATTGGAATTTGAAAATATTGAGTCAAGACCGGTTTGGAAACCCATGCATATGCAACCATTCTTTGAAAAATATGATTTTATTGGAGAAGGGGTCTCAGAGAAATTGTTCGAGAATGGTGTTTGCTTGCCAAGCGATACTAAGATGACGGATGAAGAACTAGGTAAAGTGGTTGATATAATTAAAGGGGGGTGGGGGAAATAA
- the galU gene encoding UTP--glucose-1-phosphate uridylyltransferase GalU, with amino-acid sequence MRTIKKAIIPAAGLGTRFLPATKAMPKEMLPIVDKPTIQYIVEEAIESGIEDIIIVTGKGKRAIEDHFDHNFELEDNLVKKEKFDLLDKVNHASSVDLHYIRQKEPKGLGHAVWCARKFIGNEPFAVLLGDDIVRADTPGLRQLIEQYEETQSSVVGVQQVPDTETHRYGIVDPSMIEGRRYKVNHFVEKPAQGTAPSNLAIMGRYVFNPEIFQFLDKQQIGAGGEIQLTDAIQMLNEIQPVYAYDFLGKRYDVGEKLGFVKTTIDLALENAEIKDELFSYLEEKVTEKAIKTNY; translated from the coding sequence ATGAGAACTATAAAAAAAGCAATTATTCCCGCTGCGGGGCTAGGGACGCGTTTCTTACCTGCAACAAAAGCAATGCCAAAAGAAATGCTGCCAATTGTTGATAAACCAACAATTCAATACATTGTTGAAGAAGCAATTGAATCTGGTATTGAAGATATTATTATCGTTACAGGTAAAGGAAAGCGTGCAATCGAGGATCATTTCGATCATAATTTTGAACTAGAAGATAATCTAGTAAAGAAAGAGAAGTTTGATTTACTAGATAAGGTTAATCACGCTTCTAGTGTAGACCTTCACTACATAAGGCAAAAAGAACCAAAAGGTTTAGGACATGCTGTATGGTGTGCGCGTAAATTTATTGGAAACGAACCCTTTGCTGTCTTGCTTGGGGACGACATAGTCCGTGCAGATACACCGGGACTTCGACAGTTAATCGAGCAGTATGAAGAAACGCAAAGCTCGGTTGTTGGTGTCCAACAGGTACCTGATACGGAAACGCATCGTTACGGAATTGTAGATCCAAGTATGATCGAAGGGCGTCGTTATAAGGTTAATCACTTTGTAGAAAAACCAGCCCAAGGAACTGCACCTTCAAATCTAGCAATTATGGGAAGATACGTATTTAATCCAGAGATTTTCCAATTCCTTGACAAGCAACAAATTGGTGCTGGTGGGGAGATCCAACTAACGGATGCGATTCAGATGTTGAATGAGATTCAACCAGTATATGCCTATGATTTCCTGGGAAAACGATATGACGTAGGAGAAAAATTAGGTTTTGTGAAAACTACTATTGATTTAGCATTGGAAAATGCCGAAATAAAAGATGAGTTGTTTAGTTATTTGGAAGAGAAAGTTACAGAAAAAGCGATAAAAACGAATTATTAG